A DNA window from Spirochaetota bacterium contains the following coding sequences:
- a CDS encoding iron-containing alcohol dehydrogenase, with the protein MQIPEHYEFFNQAKIISGAKALENIPSEFESLNAGKPLVVTGKKIDRSAIKKFVKAFYDSKMTLGGIYDEVRDYAGITLARDAAHLAKERGCDCIIALGNGPIVDVAKAANILLSNKSENLFQYIDGNTVISRPLKPMIYVPVGSPSGMEPTNTVTVDHRRLESDFLYPDIIIIDPRMARGRCRQCAARSAVVALAQGVVGTVYQSNNPMIDAYVYASLQFIADNMATAIKKPSHKNAAMAMINASVFAAIAYSNTVPGVVQLLADEMSKSTDIEEGAFIRILLPHALAYLMHKKFEVPDRLYLALAGEDAYSAAPAKERSVRGVNMVLQLLALTGDILPASLKALKIPRHKLPEYAGIASEKSGKRFTKADCMAILNNAWE; encoded by the coding sequence ATGCAGATACCGGAACACTATGAATTTTTCAACCAGGCCAAAATAATTTCCGGGGCCAAGGCGCTGGAGAATATCCCGTCTGAATTCGAGAGCCTTAACGCCGGCAAGCCCCTCGTCGTCACCGGAAAAAAAATCGACCGGAGCGCCATCAAGAAATTCGTCAAGGCGTTTTATGATTCGAAGATGACCCTGGGCGGCATCTATGACGAGGTCCGCGATTACGCCGGCATCACCCTGGCGCGGGACGCCGCGCACCTCGCGAAGGAGCGGGGATGCGACTGCATCATCGCCCTGGGCAACGGCCCCATCGTCGACGTCGCCAAGGCGGCCAACATCCTCCTCTCCAACAAATCCGAAAACCTGTTCCAGTACATCGACGGGAACACCGTCATCAGCCGGCCCCTCAAGCCGATGATCTACGTTCCCGTGGGCAGCCCCTCCGGCATGGAGCCGACGAACACGGTCACCGTCGACCACCGGAGGCTGGAGTCCGATTTCCTCTATCCGGACATCATCATCATCGATCCCCGCATGGCCCGGGGCCGCTGCCGGCAATGCGCGGCCCGGTCGGCCGTTGTCGCCCTCGCCCAGGGAGTGGTGGGCACCGTCTACCAGAGCAACAATCCCATGATTGACGCCTACGTGTATGCCTCCCTTCAATTCATCGCGGATAACATGGCGACGGCCATCAAGAAGCCCTCGCATAAAAACGCGGCCATGGCCATGATAAACGCGTCGGTCTTCGCCGCCATCGCCTACTCGAACACCGTTCCGGGCGTGGTCCAGCTCCTGGCCGACGAGATGTCTAAATCAACGGACATCGAGGAGGGCGCCTTCATACGCATCCTCCTTCCCCATGCCCTTGCCTACCTGATGCACAAGAAATTCGAGGTACCGGACAGGCTCTACCTTGCCCTCGCGGGAGAAGACGCCTACTCCGCCGCGCCGGCGAAGGAGCGGTCGGTCAGGGGAGTCAACATGGTCCTGCAGCTCCTGGCCCTGACGGGGGACATCCTGCCCGCTTCCCTGAAGGCCCTGAAGATTCCCCGGCACAAGCTGCCGGAATACGCCGGGATCGCCTCGGAAAAAAGCGGCAAGCGCTTCACCAAGGCGGACTGCATGGCCATATTGAACAACGCGTGGGAATAA
- a CDS encoding iron-containing alcohol dehydrogenase → MILPKYSEFCSRVKTISGEKVLEKIPAMLAGMNAGKPMIMTDKGVVAAGLIDIVKKAMGSRMKIGAIYDGVPVDSDYKVVNDAAAVYRKKGCDSLITVGGGSAIDTAKGVNILVSLGGDNLLHYEGAGSVRKKLNPHIVIPTTSGTGSETTLVAVVAIPERKVKMPFTSYFLLPDIAVLDPRMTKTLPPFLTALTGMDAMAHACEAYYGLEKNPISDAFSLSAIRNISQNLVHVVKNPGDMAGRLALANAATMGGSSFSNSMVSMVHSLGHSIGGICHVPHGTCMSILLPYGMEYNLHKCGDVIGEMLFPLAGPEVFAATPKKQRAEKVIELIRKMNQDLYDATGGRHARFLKEVVDRNGAQLVPQSALPAVAATTMGDGSKVYNPEELSYEDAIMVLEHAYEGTPLDRKKIKKGGKKIKY, encoded by the coding sequence ATGATACTTCCGAAATATTCAGAGTTTTGCAGCCGCGTTAAAACGATATCCGGGGAAAAGGTGCTCGAAAAGATCCCCGCCATGCTGGCGGGTATGAACGCGGGCAAGCCGATGATCATGACCGATAAAGGCGTGGTCGCGGCCGGCCTCATCGACATCGTGAAAAAAGCCATGGGCTCCAGGATGAAGATCGGCGCCATTTACGACGGGGTGCCGGTCGATTCCGATTACAAGGTCGTCAACGACGCCGCGGCCGTGTACCGCAAGAAGGGATGCGATTCCCTCATTACCGTAGGCGGCGGATCGGCGATCGATACCGCCAAGGGGGTCAACATCCTGGTGTCCCTAGGCGGGGACAACCTTCTCCATTACGAGGGCGCGGGCTCGGTCAGGAAAAAGCTTAATCCCCATATCGTGATCCCCACCACCTCGGGCACCGGTTCGGAGACGACCCTGGTGGCGGTGGTGGCCATCCCGGAGCGGAAGGTGAAGATGCCCTTCACGTCCTACTTCCTTCTTCCTGATATCGCCGTCCTGGATCCCCGCATGACCAAAACGCTTCCTCCCTTCCTGACGGCACTGACCGGCATGGACGCCATGGCCCACGCGTGCGAAGCGTACTACGGCCTGGAAAAGAACCCGATCAGCGACGCCTTCTCCCTTTCGGCCATACGGAACATCAGCCAGAACCTCGTCCACGTGGTCAAGAACCCGGGAGACATGGCGGGCCGCCTCGCCCTTGCCAACGCGGCAACCATGGGCGGTTCGTCCTTTTCCAACTCAATGGTGAGCATGGTCCACTCCCTGGGACATTCGATCGGCGGCATATGCCATGTTCCCCACGGCACCTGCATGAGCATCCTCCTTCCCTACGGGATGGAGTACAACCTGCACAAGTGCGGCGACGTCATCGGCGAAATGCTTTTCCCCCTGGCCGGCCCGGAAGTATTCGCGGCCACGCCGAAAAAACAGCGCGCCGAAAAGGTCATCGAGCTGATCCGCAAGATGAACCAGGACCTCTATGACGCCACCGGCGGCAGGCACGCCCGCTTTTTGAAGGAAGTCGTGGACAGGAACGGCGCCCAGCTGGTGCCCCAATCGGCCCTGCCCGCCGTTGCCGCGACCACCATGGGAGACGGTTCAAAGGTCTATAATCCCGAGGAGCTGTCCTACGAGGACGCCATCATGGTGCTGGAGCACGCCTATGAGGGCACGCCCCTTGACCGGAAAAAGATCAAGAAGGGCGGCAAGAAGATTAAGTATTGA
- a CDS encoding 1-acyl-sn-glycerol-3-phosphate acyltransferase, with product MDKTQIVRSLYIKNSLVETTVNGFIERIHGLFFRNIEFDSESLKTLQEYHGRGRVVYASFQSTNTPLMILVNLLKKHGLRSPVLALDFTPSFFQMVVNLYNTTSAFFNKITGRKKIEKVDDFDYILQQLRDDRAVTLSVLSRKLFIRRYIEIKSDTLQYLVEAQKLIDEPIYVFPQIMFWNQNPERTRALITSRATGDRGFLSGVFTVFKSGTPAFMRIPQPINLKEEIAQSPADDPRQIARKLRNRLLETYNNEKRTVLGPTIKSQQEMMEKVLYHKNVLDEIRTLKETDHQSEGKLRKKAYKYFREIAADFSIINIKWFNKSVQYMFTKIFDGIYFNIDDLKLVREASQKAPLILVPSHKSHIDYLLISSIFYENKIIPPHIVAGQNLAFFPMGPIFRRSGAFFMRRSFRGLKLYPTVFKQYIKTLIGEGYPIEFFIEGTRSRTGKLSLPKMGILSYLIDAVDEGYNKDMIFVPITITYDRILEEASYHMELKGKEKETESTSAFVKSRKLLRRKYGKVYLSFNQPFSYREYRDSLKEGEDLADSLGHHITRRINEIVMATPFSITSAAMLQSSAHGFTREMLKKRITVLLDYCAYAGVRMSDHLAAAANYDEIINYVLESYLQDNIVSEPMAGVDKGSREVLEGLYTLNQNERSRINFYKNNTIHYFLPLIFISLALLCRAENDEMDEGALADAFNDLTDLLSLEFIYSEGYLDTAATIAKALEYLEKRGTLSRSNGRVRLQPERRDELVLFAKAVQDFLESYLIVCDCVLQTRKRISRKELIHEIRKNGIKMFHLGDVKLTESLSMPNYENAIARLDREEVFDKFPGGKKQVDMLLKNEAKAVELKERIERYLKPLQKE from the coding sequence ATGGATAAGACTCAAATTGTACGATCGCTGTATATAAAGAATTCCCTGGTCGAAACCACTGTCAACGGCTTCATCGAGAGGATCCATGGCCTGTTCTTTCGGAACATAGAATTCGACAGTGAAAGCCTGAAGACGCTGCAGGAATACCATGGCAGGGGACGGGTCGTGTACGCGTCGTTCCAGAGTACCAACACCCCCCTGATGATCCTTGTGAACCTGCTGAAGAAGCACGGGCTCCGCTCTCCCGTCCTGGCCCTGGATTTTACCCCTTCGTTCTTCCAGATGGTCGTAAACCTGTATAACACCACCTCCGCTTTCTTCAACAAGATCACCGGCAGGAAGAAAATCGAGAAGGTGGACGATTTCGATTATATTCTCCAACAGCTCCGTGATGACCGCGCCGTCACCCTTTCTGTGCTGTCGCGGAAGCTCTTCATCAGGCGCTACATCGAGATAAAATCCGACACGCTCCAGTATCTCGTGGAGGCGCAGAAGCTCATCGACGAGCCGATTTACGTGTTCCCCCAGATCATGTTCTGGAACCAGAACCCGGAGCGGACCAGGGCGCTCATCACCTCGCGGGCGACCGGCGACCGCGGCTTCCTGTCCGGCGTGTTCACGGTGTTCAAGAGCGGCACCCCCGCATTCATGCGCATACCGCAGCCGATCAACCTGAAGGAGGAGATCGCCCAGTCGCCGGCGGACGACCCGCGGCAGATCGCGCGGAAGCTGCGCAACAGGCTCCTGGAGACCTACAACAACGAGAAGCGGACCGTCCTGGGACCCACCATCAAGTCGCAGCAGGAAATGATGGAGAAGGTCCTGTACCACAAGAACGTCCTCGACGAGATCAGGACCCTGAAGGAGACGGACCACCAGTCGGAGGGCAAGCTGCGGAAAAAGGCGTACAAGTACTTCCGCGAGATCGCCGCCGATTTCTCGATCATCAACATCAAGTGGTTCAACAAGTCCGTCCAGTACATGTTCACCAAGATATTCGACGGCATCTATTTCAACATCGATGACCTGAAGCTCGTGCGCGAGGCCTCCCAGAAGGCGCCCCTGATCCTGGTGCCGAGCCACAAGAGCCACATCGATTACCTGCTCATCTCCAGCATCTTCTACGAAAACAAGATCATACCGCCCCATATCGTGGCGGGGCAGAACCTCGCGTTCTTTCCCATGGGTCCCATCTTCAGGCGGTCCGGCGCCTTCTTCATGCGCCGCTCCTTCCGCGGCCTGAAGCTCTATCCCACGGTGTTCAAGCAGTACATCAAGACCCTCATCGGCGAGGGATACCCTATCGAATTTTTCATCGAGGGGACCAGGTCCAGGACGGGGAAGCTTTCGCTGCCCAAGATGGGCATCCTGAGCTACCTCATCGACGCGGTCGATGAGGGATACAACAAGGACATGATCTTCGTGCCCATCACCATCACCTATGACCGCATCCTGGAGGAAGCGTCGTACCACATGGAGCTCAAGGGAAAGGAGAAGGAGACCGAGTCGACCTCCGCCTTCGTGAAGAGCCGGAAGCTCCTGCGGCGGAAGTACGGCAAGGTGTACCTTTCCTTCAATCAGCCCTTCAGCTACAGGGAATACCGCGACAGCCTGAAGGAAGGCGAGGACCTGGCCGATTCCCTGGGACACCACATCACGCGGCGGATCAACGAGATCGTGATGGCCACGCCCTTTTCCATCACCTCCGCCGCGATGCTGCAGTCATCGGCCCACGGCTTCACCAGGGAGATGCTGAAAAAGCGCATCACCGTCCTCCTCGATTACTGCGCCTACGCCGGCGTCAGGATGAGCGACCACCTGGCGGCCGCGGCCAACTACGACGAGATCATCAATTACGTGCTGGAATCCTACCTGCAGGACAACATCGTGTCGGAGCCTATGGCCGGCGTGGACAAGGGATCCCGCGAGGTTCTGGAAGGGCTCTACACCCTCAACCAAAACGAGCGGTCCAGGATCAATTTTTACAAGAACAACACGATACATTATTTCCTTCCCCTCATCTTCATCTCCCTGGCCCTGCTCTGCCGCGCCGAAAACGACGAAATGGACGAGGGAGCCCTGGCCGATGCCTTTAACGACCTCACGGACCTCCTCTCCCTGGAATTCATCTATTCCGAGGGCTACCTCGACACGGCCGCCACGATCGCGAAGGCCCTCGAGTATCTCGAGAAGCGCGGGACCCTTTCCCGCTCAAACGGGAGGGTCAGGTTACAGCCGGAACGGCGCGACGAGCTGGTGCTCTTCGCCAAGGCCGTGCAGGATTTCCTGGAATCGTACCTGATCGTGTGCGACTGCGTCCTCCAGACGCGGAAGAGAATAAGCCGCAAGGAGCTCATTCACGAAATAAGGAAAAACGGCATCAAGATGTTCCACCTGGGCGACGTGAAGCTCACCGAGTCGCTGTCGATGCCCAATTACGAAAACGCCATCGCGCGCCTGGACCGCGAAGAGGTGTTCGATAAATTTCCGGGCGGCAAGAAGCAGGTCGACATGCTTCTCAAGAACGAGGCGAAAGCGGTTGAATTAAAAGAAAGGATCGAGCGTTACCTGAAGCCGCTGCAGAAGGAATGA
- a CDS encoding STAS domain-containing protein, which translates to MDFTHHCTGAALVLVMPEKAGRLAESDLNVFIDDIRGIITPSITTVALDMSRHDFMNSTGLGELVRLKDSLIDSNIELALINCSPRVASLLDMAGVDRFVKIVNSEDELLQR; encoded by the coding sequence ATGGATTTCACACATCACTGTACCGGCGCGGCGCTTGTTCTGGTCATGCCGGAAAAAGCGGGACGGTTGGCGGAATCGGATTTGAACGTGTTCATTGACGATATTCGCGGGATAATCACGCCGTCGATCACAACGGTCGCCCTGGACATGTCCAGGCATGATTTCATGAACAGTACCGGTCTGGGGGAGCTGGTCAGGCTGAAAGACAGCCTCATCGACAGTAATATTGAGCTGGCCCTTATTAATTGTTCCCCCCGGGTGGCTTCACTGCTCGATATGGCCGGCGTTGACCGGTTCGTAAAGATAGTCAACAGTGAAGATGAACTTTTGCAGAGGTAA
- a CDS encoding ATP-binding protein, which produces MAQQEKTYILNESFPSDQNKRKEIIDSLCHKIVKSPVRMAITPEELYLSLDEAITNAMEHGNKWDVHKTINVTAYADKKEIHILITDQGKGFDTREIESQLDKRDILSSRGRGIFIINQFCQITWNKKGNQVDLHIKRRT; this is translated from the coding sequence ATGGCGCAACAGGAAAAAACATATATACTCAACGAATCGTTTCCCTCCGATCAAAACAAAAGAAAGGAAATAATCGATTCCCTGTGCCATAAAATAGTCAAGAGCCCTGTCCGCATGGCCATCACCCCGGAAGAATTGTACCTTTCCCTTGACGAAGCCATAACCAACGCCATGGAGCACGGCAATAAATGGGACGTCCATAAAACCATAAACGTCACCGCCTATGCCGACAAAAAGGAAATCCATATCCTCATCACGGACCAGGGCAAGGGTTTCGATACCCGTGAGATCGAGAGCCAGCTTGACAAAAGGGACATTCTGAGCAGCAGGGGCCGGGGCATATTCATCATAAACCAATTCTGCCAGATCACCTGGAACAAAAAAGGGAACCAGGTCGACCTCCATATCAAACGCAGGACCTGA